The proteins below are encoded in one region of Streptomyces marianii:
- the pta gene encoding phosphate acetyltransferase has translation MTRSVYVTGIDRGDGRQVVDLGVMELLTRQVDRVGVFRPLVHDGPDRMFDLLRVRYRLSQDPATVYGMDYSEAAALQAEKGTDELVSRLVDRFHEVARDYEVVLVLGTDFRATQLPDELALNARLANEFGASVIPVVGGKGQTAESVRAEARNAHRAYEVLGCDVLAVIVNRVAAEDRDVIAERLSARLPVPCYVLPDEPALAAPTVAQVSQALGATVLLGDDSGLARDALDFVFGGAMLPNVLNALKPGCMLVTPGDRADLVVGALAAHSAGTPPIAGLLLTLDERPGESILTLASRLAPGTPVISVPGGSWPTATELFSLEGKLNAATPRKAETALGLFERHVDTGGLLARLEVARTGRVTPMMFEHDLLEQARADRRRVVLPEGTEERVLRAADVLVRRDVCDLTLLGDTDAIRKKAADLGIDLGDVQLIDPAASELRPRFAELYAQLRAHKGVTLELAHDVVADVNYFGTLMVREGLADGMVSGSVHSTAATIRPAFEIIKTRPGASIVSSVFFMCLADRVLVYGDCAVNPDPDAEQLADIAVQSAATASRFGVEPRIAMLSYSTGTSGSGADVDKVREATKLVRERHPELRIEGPIQYDAAVEPSVAATKLPDSEVAGQATVLIFPDLNTGNNTYKAVQRSAGAVAVGPVLQGLRKPVNDLSRGALVSDIVNTVAITAIQSQGQEFTA, from the coding sequence GTGACGCGCAGCGTGTACGTGACGGGGATCGACCGCGGGGACGGCCGCCAGGTGGTGGACCTGGGAGTCATGGAACTCCTGACCCGCCAGGTGGACCGCGTGGGGGTGTTCCGGCCCCTTGTGCACGACGGACCCGATCGCATGTTCGATCTGCTGCGGGTGCGCTACCGGCTCTCCCAGGATCCCGCGACCGTGTACGGCATGGACTACAGCGAGGCGGCGGCGCTGCAGGCCGAGAAGGGCACCGACGAGCTGGTCTCCCGGCTGGTCGACCGCTTCCACGAGGTGGCACGCGACTACGAGGTCGTGCTCGTCCTCGGCACCGACTTCCGCGCCACCCAGCTCCCCGACGAGCTGGCCCTCAACGCGCGCCTGGCCAACGAGTTCGGCGCCTCGGTGATACCCGTCGTCGGCGGCAAGGGCCAGACGGCCGAGTCCGTGCGGGCCGAGGCCCGCAACGCCCACCGGGCCTACGAGGTACTGGGCTGCGACGTCCTCGCGGTGATCGTGAACCGGGTGGCGGCCGAGGACCGCGACGTGATCGCCGAGCGCCTCTCGGCCCGGCTCCCCGTCCCCTGCTACGTCCTGCCGGACGAGCCGGCGCTGGCAGCGCCCACGGTCGCCCAGGTCAGCCAGGCCCTGGGGGCCACCGTGCTGCTCGGGGACGACTCCGGGCTCGCCCGGGACGCGCTCGACTTCGTCTTCGGCGGCGCGATGCTGCCCAACGTGCTGAACGCCCTGAAGCCCGGCTGCATGCTGGTCACCCCCGGGGACCGCGCCGACCTGGTGGTGGGTGCGCTGGCCGCCCACTCCGCGGGCACCCCGCCGATCGCGGGTCTGCTGCTGACCCTCGACGAACGCCCGGGCGAGTCGATCCTCACCCTGGCGTCCCGCCTCGCCCCCGGCACCCCGGTCATCTCGGTGCCCGGCGGCTCCTGGCCGACCGCCACCGAACTGTTCTCGCTGGAAGGCAAGTTGAACGCCGCCACCCCGCGCAAGGCGGAGACGGCACTCGGTCTCTTCGAGCGGCACGTCGACACCGGGGGCCTCCTCGCGCGTCTGGAGGTCGCCCGCACGGGACGGGTCACCCCCATGATGTTCGAGCACGACCTGCTGGAGCAGGCCCGTGCCGACCGCCGCCGCGTGGTACTGCCCGAGGGCACCGAGGAGCGGGTACTGCGCGCCGCGGACGTGCTGGTGCGCCGCGACGTCTGCGATCTGACGCTGCTCGGCGACACCGACGCCATCCGCAAGAAGGCCGCCGACCTCGGCATCGACCTGGGCGACGTCCAGCTGATCGACCCCGCGGCCTCCGAGCTGCGGCCGCGCTTCGCCGAGCTGTACGCGCAGCTGCGCGCCCACAAGGGCGTCACCCTGGAGCTGGCCCACGACGTCGTGGCGGACGTCAACTACTTCGGCACCCTGATGGTCCGGGAGGGCCTGGCCGACGGCATGGTGTCGGGCTCGGTCCACTCCACGGCCGCCACCATCCGCCCCGCCTTCGAGATCATCAAGACCAGGCCCGGGGCGTCGATCGTCTCGTCGGTGTTCTTCATGTGCCTGGCCGACAGGGTGCTCGTGTACGGCGACTGCGCGGTCAATCCCGACCCGGACGCCGAACAGCTCGCGGACATCGCGGTGCAGTCGGCGGCGACCGCCTCCCGCTTCGGCGTCGAGCCGAGGATCGCGATGCTCTCGTACTCCACCGGCACCTCGGGCTCCGGCGCGGACGTGGACAAGGTGCGCGAGGCGACCAAGCTGGTGCGCGAACGCCACCCCGAACTCCGGATCGAGGGCCCGATCCAGTACGACGCGGCGGTCGAGCCGTCCGTCGCCGCCACCAAGCTGCCGGACTCCGAGGTGGCCGGCCAGGCCACCGTCCTGATCTTCCCCGACCTCAACACCGGCAACAACACCTACAAGGCCGTGCAGCGCTCGGCCGGCGCCGTCGCCGTCGGCCCGGTGCTCCAGGGCCTGCGCAAGCCGGTCAACGACCTCTCGCGCGGCGCGCTCGTCAGCGACATCGTCAACACGGTCGCGATCACCGCGATCCAGTCCCAGGGTCAGGAGTTCACCGCATGA
- a CDS encoding acetate kinase has product MTGSATATRVLVLNSGSSSVKYQLLDMEDGTRLAVGLVERIGEETSRVVHTPLTGGAGKRERTGAVPDHAAALKAVAEELASDGLGLDSPELAAIGHRVVHGGLKFSAPTVITDEVMAEIERLVPVAPLHNPANITGIRTARALRPDLPQVAVFDTAFHTTMPEYAARYAIDVETADAHRIRRYGFHGTSHAYVSRRAAELLGKAPEEVNVIVLHLGNGASASAVRGGRCVDTSMGLTPLEGLVMGTRSGDIDPAVTFHLKRVAGMSEDDVDVLLNKRSGLVGLCGDNDMREIRRRIEEGDERARLAFEIYIHRLKKYIGAYYAVLGRVDAVVFTAGVGENSAPVREAAVAGLEELGLVVDADLNTVRSDVPRFVSPDHARVAVAVVPTDEELEIARQTFALVGVDPRDRDRATLKGNA; this is encoded by the coding sequence ATGACCGGTTCCGCCACCGCCACTCGCGTCCTGGTCCTCAACTCCGGCTCCTCGTCGGTCAAGTACCAGCTGCTCGACATGGAGGACGGCACCCGGCTGGCCGTCGGACTCGTCGAGCGGATCGGGGAGGAGACGTCCCGGGTGGTGCACACCCCGCTGACCGGCGGGGCCGGGAAGCGGGAGCGCACCGGTGCCGTCCCGGACCACGCCGCCGCGCTGAAGGCGGTCGCCGAGGAGCTGGCCAGCGACGGACTGGGCCTGGACTCCCCCGAGCTCGCGGCGATCGGCCACCGGGTGGTGCACGGAGGGCTGAAGTTCTCCGCCCCGACCGTGATCACCGACGAGGTCATGGCCGAGATCGAGCGCCTGGTCCCGGTGGCGCCGCTGCACAACCCGGCCAACATCACCGGCATCCGCACGGCCCGGGCGCTCCGCCCCGACCTGCCCCAGGTCGCCGTCTTCGACACCGCGTTCCACACGACCATGCCGGAGTACGCGGCGCGCTACGCCATCGACGTGGAGACCGCCGACGCGCACCGGATCCGCCGCTACGGCTTCCACGGCACCTCGCACGCCTACGTGTCCCGCCGGGCCGCCGAGCTCCTGGGCAAGGCCCCGGAGGAGGTGAACGTGATCGTGCTGCACCTGGGCAACGGCGCTTCGGCGTCCGCGGTCCGGGGCGGGCGCTGCGTGGACACGTCGATGGGTCTGACCCCCTTGGAGGGGCTGGTCATGGGCACCCGCTCCGGGGACATCGACCCGGCGGTCACGTTCCACCTCAAGCGGGTGGCGGGGATGTCCGAGGACGACGTGGACGTGCTGCTCAACAAGAGGAGCGGGCTGGTCGGCCTCTGCGGCGACAACGACATGCGGGAGATCCGGCGGCGGATCGAGGAGGGGGACGAGCGCGCGCGGCTCGCCTTCGAGATCTACATCCACCGGCTGAAGAAGTACATCGGCGCCTACTACGCGGTGCTCGGACGGGTGGACGCGGTGGTGTTCACGGCGGGGGTCGGCGAGAACTCCGCTCCCGTACGGGAAGCTGCCGTCGCCGGTCTGGAGGAACTGGGGCTCGTGGTGGACGCGGACCTCAACACCGTACGGTCGGACGTGCCGCGGTTCGTCTCGCCCGACCACGCGCGGGTGGCGGTCGCCGTGGTGCCGACCGACGAGGAACTGGAGATCGCCCGGCAGACTTTCGCGCTGGTCGGCGTGGACCCTCGCGACCGCGACAGAGCCACGCTGAAGGGCAACGCCTGA
- the pyk gene encoding pyruvate kinase yields the protein MRRSKIVCTLGPAVDSYEQLKALIEAGMNVARFNMSHGTHAEHQERYDRLRRAAAETGRAVGVLADLQGPKIRLETFAEGPVELLRGDEFTITTEDVPGDKSICGTTYKGLPGDISKGDQILINDGNVELRAVEVEGPRVKTVVIEGGVISDHKGINLPGAAVNVPALSEKDIEDLRFALRMGCDLVALSFVRDANDVKDVHKVMDEEGRRVPVIAKVEKPQAVENMADVVMAFDGVMVARGDLAVEYPLERVPMVQKRLIELCRRNAKPVIVATQMMESMITNSRPTRAEASDVANAILDGADAVMLSAESSVGAYPIETVKTMSKIVSAAEEELLAKGLQPLVPGKKPRTQGGSVARAAAEIADFLDGKALIAFTKSGDTARRLSRYRAEQPILAFTTDESTRNQLTLSWGVEPFIAPFVETTDAMVDLVDAALLKLQRYSEGDVMIITAGSPPGVPGTTNMVRVHHLGNGHKPA from the coding sequence ATGCGCCGTTCCAAAATCGTCTGCACACTGGGCCCCGCCGTCGACTCCTACGAGCAGCTGAAAGCGCTCATCGAGGCCGGCATGAACGTGGCCCGTTTCAACATGAGCCACGGGACCCATGCGGAGCACCAGGAGCGGTACGACCGCCTCCGGCGCGCGGCGGCGGAGACCGGCCGCGCCGTGGGCGTGCTCGCCGACCTCCAGGGCCCGAAGATCCGCCTGGAGACCTTCGCCGAGGGGCCGGTCGAACTGCTCCGCGGCGACGAGTTCACGATCACCACCGAGGACGTGCCCGGCGACAAGTCGATCTGCGGCACGACCTACAAGGGCCTGCCCGGCGACATCTCCAAGGGCGACCAGATCCTGATCAACGACGGCAACGTGGAACTGCGCGCGGTCGAGGTCGAGGGACCGCGGGTGAAGACGGTCGTCATCGAGGGCGGCGTCATCTCGGACCACAAGGGCATCAACCTGCCCGGTGCGGCCGTGAACGTCCCCGCGCTGTCGGAGAAGGACATCGAGGACCTCCGCTTCGCCCTGCGCATGGGTTGCGACCTGGTCGCGCTCTCCTTCGTGCGCGACGCCAACGACGTCAAGGACGTCCACAAGGTGATGGACGAGGAGGGCCGCCGGGTCCCCGTCATCGCCAAGGTGGAGAAGCCGCAGGCCGTGGAGAACATGGCGGACGTCGTCATGGCCTTCGACGGAGTGATGGTGGCGCGCGGCGACCTGGCCGTCGAGTACCCCCTGGAGCGGGTCCCGATGGTGCAGAAGCGGCTGATCGAGCTGTGCCGGCGCAACGCCAAGCCGGTGATCGTCGCGACCCAGATGATGGAGTCGATGATCACCAACTCGCGCCCCACCCGCGCCGAGGCGTCCGACGTCGCCAACGCGATCCTGGACGGCGCCGACGCGGTCATGCTCTCGGCCGAGTCCTCGGTGGGCGCGTATCCGATCGAGACCGTCAAGACGATGTCCAAGATCGTCAGCGCGGCCGAGGAGGAGCTGCTCGCCAAGGGTCTGCAGCCCCTGGTCCCGGGCAAGAAGCCGCGCACCCAGGGCGGTTCGGTCGCCCGCGCCGCAGCCGAGATCGCCGACTTCCTCGACGGCAAGGCCCTGATCGCCTTCACCAAGTCCGGCGACACCGCCCGCCGCCTCTCCCGCTACCGCGCGGAGCAGCCGATCCTGGCCTTCACCACGGACGAGTCCACCCGCAACCAGCTCACGCTGAGCTGGGGCGTCGAGCCCTTCATCGCCCCGTTCGTGGAGACCACGGACGCGATGGTGGACCTCGTGGACGCGGCGCTGCTGAAGCTCCAGCGCTACAGCGAGGGCGACGTCATGATCATCACCGCGGGTTCCCCTCCCGGCGTCCCCGGCACCACGAACATGGTCCGGGTGCACCACCTGGGCAACGGCCACAAGCCCGCCTGA
- a CDS encoding ICP22 family protein → MRGDETSLIAADGEEPRQRKGPRHAAPRKSLLTKLQIPAGKAMALAAMPTAVFVGMGMTPKLALADDKQDIPFAPGPCVTRSDEPDEPDESASPSASESEKPSEEETDKPEPSPSGSSDEQTDEPKPGESPSASEPGRANDDSSEQADPSPTPTPSESETRNPLDPLGVGDAIKDLFDGPDEEPEAAPAASESTEPAEEPSKPAEDTASKPTEPAKDALSDVTDEADVTDEADVTDEADGVADKTKEAIKEAAEKAGAEVEELDDKVKGLDPVKDEDIPEGADGKPRFPCPTADPEALANAKAEPGIPALPDEPWVLESSRLTLKGLDYKGIVEVRTGSGKIKKVLKFTASGVDIKDLHQLVEGPNGTTAHVEAQRGSTSTIRNGTVTMYTEELKGNLFGIIPVTFSPKTPPPLNVPFALFTDVKVTQAGQFGGTLSVPGLHNYFTGGNAG, encoded by the coding sequence GTGCGGGGTGACGAAACATCACTGATCGCGGCTGACGGCGAGGAGCCCCGCCAGAGAAAGGGGCCGCGCCACGCGGCTCCGAGGAAGTCTCTGCTGACCAAGCTCCAGATACCCGCAGGCAAGGCCATGGCTCTCGCCGCGATGCCCACGGCGGTCTTCGTCGGCATGGGGATGACACCCAAGCTGGCGCTCGCCGACGACAAGCAGGACATCCCGTTCGCCCCCGGGCCCTGTGTGACGCGGTCGGACGAGCCCGACGAGCCCGACGAGTCGGCGTCGCCGTCCGCCTCGGAGTCGGAGAAGCCGTCCGAGGAGGAGACGGACAAGCCCGAGCCGTCCCCGAGCGGTTCCTCGGACGAGCAGACCGACGAGCCGAAACCCGGCGAGAGTCCCTCCGCCTCCGAGCCCGGTCGCGCGAACGACGACTCGTCGGAGCAGGCGGACCCGTCCCCGACGCCCACCCCGAGCGAGTCCGAGACCCGGAACCCGCTCGACCCGCTGGGTGTCGGCGACGCGATCAAGGACCTCTTCGACGGCCCCGACGAGGAGCCGGAGGCCGCCCCGGCCGCGAGCGAGTCGACCGAGCCTGCCGAGGAGCCGTCGAAGCCGGCCGAGGACACCGCGTCGAAGCCCACCGAGCCGGCGAAGGACGCGCTCTCGGACGTGACCGACGAGGCCGACGTGACCGACGAGGCCGACGTGACCGACGAGGCCGACGGGGTCGCGGACAAGACCAAGGAAGCCATCAAGGAGGCCGCCGAGAAGGCCGGCGCCGAGGTGGAGGAGCTGGACGACAAGGTCAAGGGCCTCGACCCCGTCAAGGACGAGGACATCCCCGAGGGCGCCGACGGCAAGCCGCGCTTCCCGTGCCCGACCGCCGACCCGGAGGCACTCGCCAACGCCAAGGCGGAGCCCGGCATCCCGGCGCTCCCCGACGAGCCGTGGGTGCTGGAGAGCTCCCGGCTCACCCTGAAGGGGCTCGACTACAAGGGCATCGTCGAGGTGCGGACCGGCAGTGGCAAGATCAAGAAGGTTCTGAAGTTCACCGCGTCGGGCGTGGACATCAAGGACCTCCACCAGCTGGTGGAGGGACCCAACGGCACCACGGCTCACGTCGAGGCGCAGCGGGGCTCCACCTCCACCATCCGCAACGGCACGGTGACCATGTACACGGAGGAGCTGAAGGGCAACCTCTTCGGCATCATCCCGGTCACGTTCAGCCCGAAGACCCCGCCGCCGCTGAACGTCCCGTTCGCCCTGTTCACCGACGTCAAGGTGACCCAGGCCGGCCAGTTCGGCGGCACGCTGTCCGTGCCCGGCCTGCACAACTACTTCACCGGCGGGAACGCCGGCTGA
- a CDS encoding DUF6114 domain-containing protein, which translates to MSAESPGQNEHFVRVLKRQFRDWRGQRPFWAGLFTLLGGIPIAYFPYASLNLGQMTVSMATTGGAGALIIGVLLVTLGLTMWFHHIVRVFAGVAAILLALISIPVANFGGFAIGFLFALTGGALSISWAPGEPAESAEGTAQPTAPAPATGDHGEVPLVPGPQFSDTVSMTKTTIHSEGGGNSAG; encoded by the coding sequence ATGAGCGCCGAGTCACCGGGGCAGAATGAACACTTTGTCCGCGTCCTGAAGCGGCAGTTCCGCGACTGGCGGGGACAGCGGCCCTTCTGGGCGGGTCTATTCACGCTGCTGGGCGGCATTCCCATCGCCTACTTCCCGTACGCGAGCCTCAACCTCGGTCAGATGACGGTCTCCATGGCGACGACCGGGGGCGCCGGCGCACTGATCATCGGGGTGCTGCTCGTCACACTCGGTCTGACGATGTGGTTCCACCACATCGTCAGGGTGTTCGCCGGCGTTGCGGCGATTCTGCTGGCCCTGATCTCCATCCCGGTGGCCAACTTCGGTGGCTTTGCCATCGGCTTCCTGTTCGCTCTGACCGGTGGCGCGCTCTCCATCTCCTGGGCGCCGGGTGAGCCCGCCGAGTCGGCCGAGGGTACGGCGCAGCCGACTGCCCCCGCCCCGGCGACGGGCGACCACGGCGAGGTGCCGCTCGTGCCCGGCCCGCAGTTCTCGGACACCGTGAGCATGACGAAGACGACCATCCACTCCGAAGGCGGGGGTAACAGTGCGGGGTGA
- a CDS encoding DUF6230 family protein has protein sequence MMSQVRGGTRWKRFAVVMVPSVAATAAIGVGLAQGALAASFAVSGQEFKVSTDSLTGRGFAQYGGVDMGYKDVAKGDEKVLHPVAISSFKNASIRGMCQSVVTDVPLLGKITLKLNAGGGKEAVEATNLYLDVTELDADAEFKNIDIGVAAKHTDDDGIGKGPAVKDTTIMQNGFAQQAEEVKLTGVKQKAWATTAGTFKLSGLSMRLHKGAGSGVECY, from the coding sequence ATTATGTCCCAGGTTCGTGGTGGGACCAGATGGAAGCGGTTCGCCGTCGTCATGGTGCCGTCCGTGGCCGCGACGGCCGCGATCGGCGTGGGCCTGGCCCAGGGCGCGCTGGCGGCTTCGTTCGCGGTGTCGGGCCAGGAGTTCAAGGTCTCGACCGACTCGCTGACCGGTCGGGGCTTCGCCCAGTACGGCGGCGTCGACATGGGCTACAAGGACGTCGCCAAGGGTGACGAGAAGGTCCTCCACCCGGTGGCCATCTCGTCGTTCAAGAACGCGTCGATCCGAGGCATGTGCCAGTCGGTGGTCACCGACGTGCCGCTCCTCGGCAAGATCACCCTGAAGCTCAACGCCGGTGGGGGCAAGGAAGCCGTCGAGGCGACCAACCTGTACCTCGATGTCACCGAGCTCGACGCCGACGCCGAGTTCAAGAACATCGACATCGGCGTCGCGGCCAAGCACACGGACGACGACGGCATCGGCAAGGGCCCGGCGGTCAAGGACACGACCATCATGCAGAACGGGTTCGCTCAGCAGGCCGAGGAGGTCAAGCTTACCGGCGTCAAGCAGAAGGCGTGGGCCACCACGGCGGGCACCTTCAAGCTGAGCGGTCTGAGTATGCGCCTGCACAAGGGCGCCGGCTCCGGCGTCGAGTGCTACTGA
- a CDS encoding tetratricopeptide repeat protein, whose amino-acid sequence MQPRNMSMSGVVDLAAVKAAGEAKAKAEQTRAEAARQGGGGAVPPSALVIDVDEAGFERDVLQRSAEVPVVLDFWAEWCEPCKQLSPVLERLAGEYNGRFVLAKIDVEANQMLMQQFGIQGIPAVFAVVAGQALPLFQGLAPEPQIRETLDQLIQVGEQRFGLTGLTVDAEADEPAAVAAPAPGPHDAVLEAAVDALDAGDLGGAIRAYRNILSDDPANSEAKLGLAQAELLSRVREMDPQKVRQEAADRPEDVPAQIAAADLDLAGGHVQDAFGRLVETVRRTAGEDRDAARLRLLELFEVIGPDDPRVTAARTALARVLF is encoded by the coding sequence ATGCAGCCTAGGAACATGTCCATGAGCGGCGTCGTCGACCTCGCCGCGGTGAAGGCGGCCGGTGAGGCCAAGGCCAAGGCCGAGCAGACGCGCGCGGAGGCCGCCCGGCAGGGCGGCGGCGGTGCGGTGCCCCCGTCCGCCCTGGTGATCGACGTCGACGAGGCGGGCTTCGAGCGGGACGTTCTCCAGCGTTCGGCGGAGGTCCCGGTCGTCCTCGACTTCTGGGCCGAGTGGTGCGAGCCCTGCAAGCAGCTGAGCCCGGTGCTGGAGCGGCTGGCAGGCGAGTACAACGGCCGCTTCGTGCTCGCCAAGATCGACGTCGAAGCCAACCAGATGCTGATGCAGCAGTTCGGGATCCAGGGGATCCCGGCCGTCTTCGCGGTGGTCGCCGGCCAGGCGCTGCCGCTCTTCCAGGGCCTGGCCCCGGAGCCCCAGATCCGAGAGACACTCGACCAGCTGATCCAGGTCGGCGAGCAGCGCTTCGGTCTCACCGGTCTGACCGTCGACGCGGAGGCCGACGAGCCCGCGGCCGTCGCCGCGCCCGCTCCCGGCCCGCACGACGCGGTGCTCGAGGCCGCGGTCGACGCGCTCGACGCCGGCGACCTCGGCGGTGCCATCCGGGCATACCGGAACATCCTCTCCGACGACCCCGCGAACTCCGAGGCCAAGCTCGGCCTCGCGCAGGCGGAACTGCTCTCCCGGGTGCGGGAGATGGATCCGCAGAAGGTGCGCCAGGAGGCCGCCGACCGTCCGGAGGACGTACCGGCGCAGATCGCCGCGGCGGACCTGGATCTCGCCGGGGGCCATGTGCAGGACGCCTTCGGCCGGCTCGTCGAGACCGTGCGCCGCACGGCGGGCGAGGACCGCGACGCCGCCCGGCTGCGGCTGCTGGAGCTGTTCGAGGTGATCGGTCCGGACGACCCGCGGGTGACGGCGGCGCGCACGGCACTTGCGAGGGTCCTCTTCTGA
- a CDS encoding TetR/AcrR family transcriptional regulator translates to MVASMCSHRRRAAPRTGRPRSAEADAAILDATRAALVELGWSKLTLGDVATRAGVAKTTVYRRWAGKSELVVDAVAELFDELELPDRGSLAADIEGVVLQFATLLERPEARTALMAVVAESTTDEPLRERIRVSIVDRQKRLVLEGRARAQARGELPEETDPAAAARTADLIFDVIAGAVVHRALVSCEPVDEDWVRRFTAVLLGGLGAAES, encoded by the coding sequence ATGGTCGCCTCCATGTGCAGTCACCGTCGCCGGGCCGCGCCCCGCACCGGCCGTCCCCGCAGCGCCGAGGCGGACGCCGCCATCCTCGACGCCACCAGGGCGGCACTGGTGGAGCTGGGATGGTCGAAGCTGACGCTCGGCGACGTGGCGACCCGGGCCGGGGTGGCGAAGACGACGGTGTACCGGCGCTGGGCGGGCAAGAGCGAGCTGGTGGTGGACGCGGTCGCGGAGCTCTTCGACGAGTTGGAGCTGCCCGACCGGGGCAGCCTGGCCGCGGACATCGAGGGCGTGGTGTTGCAGTTCGCCACGCTGCTGGAACGGCCCGAGGCCAGGACGGCGCTGATGGCCGTGGTGGCGGAGTCGACGACCGACGAGCCGCTGCGCGAGCGGATCAGGGTGTCGATCGTGGACCGGCAGAAACGGCTGGTTCTGGAGGGTCGTGCCCGGGCACAGGCGCGCGGCGAGCTCCCGGAGGAGACCGACCCGGCGGCGGCCGCCCGCACCGCCGATCTGATCTTCGACGTGATCGCGGGCGCGGTCGTGCACCGGGCGCTGGTGAGCTGCGAACCCGTCGACGAGGACTGGGTCCGCCGCTTCACCGCGGTGCTGCTGGGCGGACTGGGGGCGGCGGAGTCCTGA
- a CDS encoding amidohydrolase family protein — MPVIDAWMQHPTLRHSNHEMFESLRRWTGLGLLEEALPVELTVAALEAADVEIGLAAAWYGPQGALIDNDEVAGFVAAAGGRLRGVAGADLARPMAAVRELRRAVRELGFVALRVVPWLWELPPTDRLYYPLYAACVELGVPFCTQVGHTGPLKPSETGRPIPYVDQVALDFPELTIVCGHIGYPWTTEMIAVADKHENVYIDTSAYTARRYPAELVDYLRGRGRRKVLFGTNYPMITPAQALEHLDRLELDEEARELFLSGNARRVFAL, encoded by the coding sequence GTGCCGGTCATCGATGCCTGGATGCAGCATCCGACGTTGCGCCACTCCAACCACGAGATGTTCGAGTCCTTGCGGAGGTGGACCGGGCTCGGACTCCTGGAGGAGGCGCTGCCGGTGGAGCTGACGGTGGCCGCGCTGGAAGCGGCGGACGTGGAGATCGGTCTGGCCGCTGCCTGGTACGGGCCGCAGGGTGCGCTGATCGACAACGACGAGGTCGCCGGGTTCGTCGCCGCGGCGGGCGGACGGCTGCGCGGGGTGGCGGGCGCCGACCTGGCCCGGCCCATGGCGGCGGTGCGCGAGCTGCGGCGGGCGGTTCGGGAGCTGGGGTTCGTGGCCCTGCGCGTGGTGCCGTGGCTGTGGGAGCTGCCGCCCACCGACCGGCTGTACTACCCGCTCTACGCGGCATGCGTCGAACTCGGCGTCCCCTTCTGCACCCAGGTCGGGCACACCGGTCCGCTCAAACCGTCGGAGACCGGGCGGCCGATCCCCTACGTCGATCAGGTGGCGCTGGACTTCCCGGAGTTGACCATCGTCTGCGGGCACATCGGCTACCCGTGGACGACGGAGATGATCGCGGTCGCGGACAAACACGAGAACGTCTACATCGACACCAGCGCCTACACCGCCCGCCGCTACCCGGCCGAACTCGTGGACTACCTGCGCGGCCGGGGCCGCCGCAAGGTCCTCTTCGGCACGAACTACCCGATGATCACCCCCGCCCAAGCCCTGGAGCACCTGGACCGGCTGGAACTCGACGAGGAAGCACGCGAGTTGTTCCTGTCCGGCAACGCACGCCGCGTCTTCGCCCTGTAG